Proteins encoded within one genomic window of Oncorhynchus keta strain PuntledgeMale-10-30-2019 chromosome 12, Oket_V2, whole genome shotgun sequence:
- the LOC118391073 gene encoding 28S rRNA (cytosine-C(5))-methyltransferase-like: MALYAKAAEILEKVERKQATVKTLVYDSKFQNIKQLFALVCETQKFSSILQEIIESTKLLKQTKIKMNLAKVLVYDLVIGKGLKCGGAWKALMMKHRSRLQAALARMKIKQKVSRNQDLLSSSLQQPEGDQLPRYVRVNTLKTTVEDAIDYFKREGFSYLGQAYRLDDLNLKGKSFVGDLHLSDLLVFSPKTDFHDHNLYKAGHIILQDKASCLPAYLLNPPTGSHVLDACAAPGNKTSHLAAIMKNKGRLFAFDLDAKRLSTMSTLLLRAGVTCQQLANQDFLKVDPDGPQYKDVEYILLDPSCSGSGMVCLRDEASPSQKEQDKRRLQALAAFQLHCLNHALRFPRLQRVVYSTCSIHTEENEQVVAACLLQNPGFRLVPLLLQWPERGLAPLTKCLRASTTKTLTHGFFVALLERHTAQGLEEQASETLNPVAEMSPSSPSASKDIHEVQEPISTTKDIDMAEEAKPTEENTETSGGVKKKRKKKKDGYKEALEPKATEEQTNTSGRAKKKKAKVE, translated from the exons ATGGCTTTGTACGCGAAAGCTGCCGAGATTCTCGAGAAAGTGGAGAGGAAGCAGGCTACTGTAAAGACTTTGGTTTACGATAGTAAATTTCAG AATATCAAGCAGCTTTTTGCCCTGGTGTGTGAAACACAGAAGTTTTCATCCATCCTTCAAGAGATCATTGAGTCCACCAAGCTCCTCAAACAGACCAAGATAAAAATGAATCTGGCCAAG GTTCTGGTGTATGACCTGGTCATTGGTAAGGGGCTGAAGTGTGGCGGGGCCTGGAAGGCGCTGATGATGAAACACCGCTCTAGACTGCAGGCTGCCCTAGCCCGCATGAAAATCAAGCAGAAGGTCAGCCGCAACCAGGACCTGCTCTCTTCCAGTCTCCAGCAGCCTGAAG GCGATCAGCTCCCAAGGTATGTGCGTGTGAACACGTTAAAGACCACAGTGGAGGACGCCATCGATTACTTCAAGAGAGAGGGCTTCTCCTACTTGGGACAAGcctacag GCTCGATGACCTGAATCTGAAGGGGAAATCCTTTGTGGGTGACCTGCACCTTTCAGACCTGCTGGTTTTCTCTCCAAAGACAGACTTCCATGACCACAATCTGTACAAGGCTGGCCACATCATTCTACAAGACAAG GCCAGCTGTCTCCCTGCATACCTCCTGAACCCTCCTACAGGCAGCCACGTCCTCGACGCTTGTGCAGCACCGGGGAACAAAACCAGCCACCTCGCTGCCATCATGAAAAACAAAGG GAGGCTGTTTGCCTTCGACCTGGATGCCAAGCGTCTCTCCACCATGTCCACTCTCCTGCTCCGCGCCGGAGTCACATGTCAGCAGCTGGCCAATCAGGACTTCCTAAAGGTGGACCCGGACGGGCCGCAGTATAAAGATGTGGAGTACATCCTACTGGACCCGTCGTGCAGCGGATCAG ggATGGTGTGTCTGCGGGACGAGGCCTCACCCTCACAAAAGGAGCAGGACAAGCGTCGTCTGCAGGCCCTGGCAGCGTTCCAGCTGCATTGTCTCAACCACGCCTTGCGCTTCCCCCGTCTGCAACGCGTGGTGTACTCCACCTGCTCCATCCATACCGAGGAGAACGAGCAAGTGGTGGCCGCCTGCCTGCTGCAGAACCCAGGTTTCAG GCTGGTTCCACTGCTCTTGCAGTGGCCCGAGCGTGGTCTGGCTCCCCTCACAAAGTGTCTCCGAGCCAGCACCACCAAAACCCTCACCCATGGCTTCTTTGTAGCCCTGCTGGAGCGACACACAGCACAGGGGCTAGAAGAGCAAGCTTCTGAAACACT CAATCCGGTCGCTGAGATGAGTCCAAGTAGTCCTTCTGCCAGTAAGGACATACATGAGGTTCAGGAGCCGATTAGCACCACTAAGGATATAGACATGGCTGAGGAAGCCAAACCCACAGAGGAAAATACAGAAACCTCAGGAGGagtgaagaagaagaggaagaaaaagAAAGATGGGTATAAGGAGGCTCTGGAGCCCAAAGCCACCGAGGAACAGACAAATACCTCAGGAAGAGCAAAGAAAAAAAAGGCTAAAGTGGAATGA